The following proteins come from a genomic window of Brevibacillus antibioticus:
- a CDS encoding DeoR/GlpR family DNA-binding transcription regulator, translated as MSLFGEERKQIILQLVNSNGKVRTNELVEKLQVSSESIRRYLEELETEKKLKRVYGGAVKLTVERSEPSHIAREVLRAEEKKRIGRLAADLVQDNDTIVIDEGTTPLQMISFLVTKKDLTILTSSITALNRLIEYQNNGMLAADIYFLGGKVSAKHHRVSGTYAEKMMKQFYVDKAFIAADGILLHKGLTCYEPDRTELTRCFIENANESIVLADHSKIGVSTLCKIADLGEVDIVISDMAAPAEWNKGLQANNVAWMVAE; from the coding sequence GTGTCGTTGTTCGGGGAAGAGCGTAAGCAAATCATTTTGCAGTTGGTCAATTCAAATGGCAAGGTGCGGACCAATGAGCTGGTCGAAAAGCTGCAAGTCTCGTCTGAGTCGATCCGCAGATATTTGGAAGAGCTAGAGACGGAGAAAAAGCTGAAGCGTGTTTATGGCGGGGCCGTAAAGCTGACAGTGGAGCGCTCTGAGCCCTCTCATATTGCCCGTGAAGTCTTGCGTGCAGAAGAAAAGAAACGGATTGGGCGGCTGGCAGCGGACTTGGTGCAAGACAACGATACCATTGTCATCGATGAAGGGACAACGCCTTTGCAAATGATCAGCTTTCTCGTGACGAAAAAAGATTTGACGATCCTCACTAGCTCAATCACGGCGCTGAATCGATTAATCGAGTACCAAAACAATGGAATGCTTGCAGCAGACATCTACTTTCTAGGTGGAAAGGTGAGTGCCAAGCATCATCGGGTAAGCGGGACCTATGCAGAGAAAATGATGAAGCAATTTTATGTGGACAAGGCGTTTATCGCAGCCGACGGTATCTTGCTCCATAAAGGCTTGACCTGCTATGAGCCGGATCGAACGGAACTCACCCGTTGTTTCATCGAAAATGCCAACGAAAGCATTGTGCTAGCGGACCACTCCAAGATCGGGGTCAGCACATTGTGCAAGATCGCAGACTTGGGAGAGGTCGACATCGTCATTAGCGATATGGCAGCACCAGCAGAATGGAATAAAGGACTCCAAGCAAACAACGTAGCATGGATGGTAGCAGAGTAG
- a CDS encoding helix-turn-helix domain-containing protein → MLYSIPPHPPLGSLHFQLCKVERTASPSSTHFHTLLFFTQGYGSLRIHDQTISPLAGKCFLLSPSTPFAIESLYDSVIECYQISFTVILFDEDNKPLPYPDALLDGRIELSAHPSAQLLRLCDALLLDSSTSSEMDSFWQQLRFQKLLGFLLEQNLSPTHIPNKSKEVENSIRYIQQNYQENMTVKQLAQLANVPSWQYTLLFRQLTGKKPLEYVTALRIHHAKKLLKSSNDSLRDIATQVGFTDEYYFNRRFRKTTGYTPRQYSRLTQRMELVQDWTGHEVEIPLQPQRIIYIGETFNDLLALHVENIVGGNFTWMERTIYRDKVRHMQDIAFPVDYDHLTTLKPDLIIFANAEEDKYKQMSRIAPTLTFNSFASLEERLHTLGDWLGKKTEAREWLRKYHTNAATMWNQLRSELVPGETASVFIHEHGGSLFVMGTSGLSSALYHPNGFSPVDKMQEVLQAGYGFIEIQEKDIHLYAGDRIFMLLSENPESRQATAEFMQSDKWHSLPAVQNGYVYFVEAQKWNWGAALTRERLLHMLPLLLCHSS, encoded by the coding sequence ATGCTTTACTCTATACCACCTCATCCCCCGCTCGGTTCCCTTCATTTTCAGTTGTGTAAAGTAGAGCGGACGGCTAGCCCTTCATCCACTCATTTCCATACCCTGCTCTTCTTCACACAAGGTTACGGTAGCCTCCGCATTCACGACCAAACGATTTCACCTTTGGCAGGAAAGTGTTTTTTGCTTTCACCGTCTACTCCTTTTGCGATCGAATCCTTGTACGACAGCGTGATTGAGTGCTATCAAATCTCATTTACCGTCATCTTGTTCGATGAAGACAATAAGCCCCTACCGTACCCAGACGCACTGCTTGATGGCCGTATCGAGCTGTCCGCTCACCCCTCTGCCCAGCTCCTGCGCTTATGTGACGCTTTGCTCTTGGACAGTTCAACTTCTTCTGAAATGGACAGCTTTTGGCAACAATTGCGGTTCCAGAAGCTGCTCGGATTTTTGCTGGAGCAAAATTTATCTCCTACCCATATCCCCAACAAGAGCAAAGAGGTGGAGAACAGCATTCGTTATATCCAGCAAAATTATCAAGAGAACATGACGGTCAAGCAGTTGGCACAACTGGCTAATGTGCCGTCTTGGCAGTACACACTGCTCTTTCGCCAGTTGACGGGTAAAAAGCCTTTGGAATATGTGACAGCGTTGCGTATTCATCATGCGAAAAAGCTCCTGAAAAGCTCGAACGATTCATTGCGGGACATCGCCACGCAGGTCGGCTTCACGGATGAGTATTATTTCAATCGTCGCTTTCGAAAGACGACCGGATACACGCCAAGGCAATATTCCAGGCTGACTCAGCGCATGGAGCTCGTGCAGGACTGGACAGGGCATGAAGTAGAGATCCCCCTTCAGCCACAACGAATTATTTATATTGGGGAGACGTTTAATGATTTGCTCGCGCTCCATGTTGAAAATATCGTCGGCGGAAATTTTACCTGGATGGAACGAACGATCTATCGAGACAAGGTAAGACACATGCAGGATATCGCCTTTCCCGTTGACTATGATCATTTGACGACATTGAAGCCAGATCTGATCATTTTCGCGAACGCAGAAGAAGATAAATACAAGCAGATGAGCCGGATTGCCCCAACGCTCACGTTTAATTCATTTGCTTCGCTGGAGGAACGGTTGCATACACTCGGGGATTGGCTGGGGAAAAAGACCGAGGCGCGAGAATGGCTCAGGAAATACCACACGAATGCTGCCACCATGTGGAATCAGCTCCGCTCCGAGCTTGTGCCTGGTGAGACTGCATCCGTCTTTATCCATGAGCATGGCGGGAGTCTGTTCGTAATGGGCACTTCAGGACTTTCCTCCGCCCTCTACCATCCAAACGGTTTTTCTCCTGTGGATAAAATGCAAGAAGTATTGCAAGCTGGCTACGGCTTTATCGAAATTCAAGAGAAGGACATTCACCTGTACGCGGGTGATCGGATCTTTATGCTGCTGTCCGAAAACCCCGAATCGCGTCAGGCTACTGCCGAATTCATGCAAAGTGATAAGTGGCACAGTCTGCCTGCCGTTCAAAATGGTTATGTCTATTTTGTAGAAGCGCAAAAATGGAATTGGGGCGCTGCTCTTACCAGAGAGAGATTACTGCATATGCTGCCACTTTTGCTGTGCCATTCTTCCTGA
- a CDS encoding ABC transporter substrate-binding protein, whose protein sequence is MKQMRNISGTLGIFVLAGSLLIGCSPSASQATNATSSEASQKSQTRPYTDYLGHAGNIPVSPTRIIYSGETFGDMLALGVKPIGGFGYANQIFEDQLHDVENVGFPINFEKVLELQPDLIINANTEEKEYEQLAKIAPTVIFDTFAPLEERMTQLGDILGKPEEATKWLADYKRQSEEMWKKLKESGSMKEGETASVFTYYPGDRLFVMARTGLSQVLYDTNGFKPTAPIQGVLDAQKGFELISVERLPEIAGDRIFILNTPSEEAEKSTQELLKSRIWKDLPAVKNGYVYFIDIEKSSSDATTREWLLQKIPEILAK, encoded by the coding sequence ATGAAACAAATGCGCAACATAAGCGGAACGTTAGGAATCTTCGTACTGGCTGGCAGCTTGCTCATCGGATGCAGCCCATCTGCTTCGCAAGCAACGAACGCAACAAGCAGCGAGGCAAGTCAGAAAAGCCAGACGCGTCCATATACGGATTATCTCGGGCATGCAGGCAACATCCCGGTCTCCCCTACACGAATCATCTATTCCGGTGAGACATTTGGCGATATGCTCGCGTTGGGCGTGAAGCCGATTGGGGGATTCGGGTACGCCAACCAAATCTTTGAAGACCAACTGCACGATGTCGAAAATGTCGGTTTTCCCATTAATTTCGAAAAGGTCCTGGAATTACAGCCCGACCTGATTATCAACGCAAATACCGAAGAAAAAGAATATGAACAGCTAGCCAAAATCGCCCCTACCGTCATTTTTGATACATTCGCGCCGTTGGAAGAGCGGATGACCCAACTCGGTGATATTCTTGGGAAACCGGAGGAAGCTACGAAATGGCTTGCCGATTACAAGCGCCAATCGGAGGAGATGTGGAAGAAGCTGAAGGAGTCTGGCAGCATGAAAGAAGGGGAAACCGCTTCCGTCTTTACCTATTATCCGGGTGATCGGCTGTTTGTCATGGCAAGAACAGGGCTTTCCCAAGTCCTCTACGATACGAACGGATTCAAGCCCACTGCTCCCATTCAGGGAGTACTCGATGCACAAAAAGGATTTGAGCTCATTTCCGTGGAACGTTTGCCCGAAATAGCGGGAGATCGTATCTTTATTCTGAATACGCCGAGTGAGGAAGCTGAGAAATCAACGCAGGAGTTGCTAAAATCACGCATCTGGAAAGACCTCCCTGCGGTGAAAAACGGATATGTCTACTTTATCGACATCGAAAAATCTAGTAGTGATGCGACAACAAGAGAATGGCTCCTGCAAAAGATTCCTGAAATCCTGGCGAAGTAA
- a CDS encoding ABC transporter substrate-binding protein translates to MVRTVRNAGLAWMALLLIMMLVLTACAEKAAGPTSTEQKVSTENTAAKTKVVKDAYGDVEIPVKPQRVAAIYQEDFLTALGVTPVVQWYHPAWGKQDYLGLDVPLFDITGSMEALLAANPDIIIVDGYADPKKYEEFSKVAPTYKLPDELRNDTIGRLKKIAEVLGVPEKADEAIQKYKEKIADTKAKLGKAIGNETVAVIRLNVGSKPNLALFGDGNVYTGMLYKELGLTPYSAAKNQETHVVLSEEAIPAIDADHIIVFPSNGTWTSEENKDALKILESPIWKSVPAVKNGHVYPMERTHWQSGAMLANMKKADDLVKAFVK, encoded by the coding sequence ATGGTCAGAACGGTTCGAAATGCAGGATTGGCATGGATGGCATTATTATTGATCATGATGCTCGTGTTAACTGCTTGTGCAGAAAAAGCAGCGGGGCCAACATCCACTGAGCAGAAAGTATCGACAGAAAACACCGCTGCGAAAACCAAAGTGGTGAAAGACGCCTATGGCGATGTAGAGATTCCAGTAAAGCCACAGCGGGTAGCGGCCATTTATCAGGAGGACTTTTTGACAGCACTGGGTGTGACCCCGGTAGTCCAGTGGTATCACCCGGCGTGGGGTAAACAGGATTACCTCGGTCTGGACGTGCCGCTTTTTGATATTACAGGAAGTATGGAAGCGTTACTTGCAGCCAATCCGGATATCATCATTGTGGATGGCTACGCTGATCCCAAGAAATACGAGGAATTCAGCAAGGTAGCCCCTACGTACAAGCTGCCGGATGAACTCCGTAACGACACGATTGGAAGACTCAAGAAAATCGCCGAGGTACTAGGCGTTCCAGAAAAAGCAGACGAAGCGATCCAAAAGTACAAGGAGAAAATTGCGGATACCAAGGCAAAGCTGGGAAAGGCGATTGGCAATGAAACAGTGGCTGTCATTCGTTTGAATGTGGGAAGTAAGCCGAATTTGGCCCTCTTCGGAGATGGCAATGTTTATACAGGCATGCTTTATAAGGAGCTGGGCCTTACGCCGTATTCCGCTGCCAAAAATCAGGAAACCCACGTGGTATTATCAGAAGAAGCCATCCCGGCTATCGATGCAGACCATATCATTGTGTTCCCGTCGAACGGTACGTGGACTTCCGAAGAAAACAAGGATGCGCTCAAGATTTTGGAGAGTCCCATCTGGAAATCTGTCCCTGCTGTGAAAAACGGTCATGTCTACCCAATGGAGCGGACACATTGGCAATCTGGTGCCATGCTGGCCAATATGAAGAAGGCAGACGACTTGGTCAAAGCGTTTGTAAAATAA
- a CDS encoding AraC family transcriptional regulator encodes MNNEAFGAKLSPPSFFAMTAIQKVNVERWQDYQELEDYMMIVATDGEGLVEIESSTYRFTRERCWIAAPRQNVRISCTGHVLDYYSLTFRVVHTEAPTKEQASEAFFCLGELTCTPFSRVVESIAEIYKHREATEALQRFYNHVRFEELLCVLAQQNMPGKTTLDARRAVERSIAYVEKHYQERLTVDQLAHEANVPRWRYTQLFKEMTGEIPLDYMNQLRINRAKQLLLMTGDRINEIAQNVGFNSEYYFNRRFKQSVGLAPGKYRNIHRDDLRVVSLYMEDYLLALGIRPVVQWAHTYWGQQDYLGLHDVPTYDVLTDDVQLLSSRAPDVIMLRECTGWKADVYAQCARIALTCVIRQFGSEWRKTLRTLGDRLGRNELAERSIEQYEQKVRAAKNIMGRGLKGQKVAFLRISADQILVEKNYTSQVLFQDLEMEPALLVKKQFAKQVREGVSWEELSTLDADHIFFAFDKWHQGKTDAEQLQLNHPVWQELSAVQSKRAYQVDFMTWMNHGVIANGKKVDDVLKVLA; translated from the coding sequence ATGAATAACGAAGCATTCGGGGCCAAACTATCTCCACCATCATTCTTTGCCATGACGGCCATCCAAAAGGTCAATGTGGAAAGATGGCAGGACTATCAAGAGCTGGAAGACTACATGATGATTGTAGCAACAGATGGAGAAGGGCTCGTGGAAATCGAATCGTCGACCTATAGGTTCACTCGGGAGCGGTGCTGGATTGCAGCACCGCGTCAGAACGTTCGGATCAGTTGCACGGGTCACGTTCTCGACTACTATTCGCTTACTTTTCGTGTCGTCCACACAGAAGCTCCGACAAAGGAACAAGCTTCCGAGGCATTTTTCTGTCTGGGGGAGTTGACCTGCACGCCTTTTTCACGTGTCGTTGAATCGATTGCGGAGATTTACAAGCATCGCGAGGCCACGGAGGCGCTGCAACGATTTTATAATCACGTGCGGTTTGAGGAATTGCTATGTGTTTTGGCCCAGCAAAATATGCCAGGCAAAACAACGTTGGACGCGAGGAGAGCAGTTGAACGTTCGATTGCATATGTAGAGAAACACTATCAAGAGCGGCTGACCGTAGACCAGCTAGCACACGAAGCGAATGTGCCACGTTGGCGATATACGCAGCTCTTCAAGGAAATGACGGGAGAAATACCACTCGATTACATGAATCAGCTGCGGATCAATCGGGCGAAGCAACTCCTGCTCATGACAGGTGATCGGATCAACGAGATTGCCCAAAACGTCGGATTCAACAGCGAGTATTATTTCAATCGCCGTTTTAAGCAGAGCGTAGGGCTCGCACCAGGAAAATATCGCAACATTCATCGGGATGATTTACGAGTCGTCTCTCTTTATATGGAGGATTATTTGCTGGCCCTTGGCATTCGACCAGTCGTTCAATGGGCGCATACATATTGGGGGCAGCAGGACTACTTGGGCTTGCATGATGTACCGACGTACGATGTGCTAACTGATGACGTGCAGCTCTTGTCCAGTCGTGCCCCAGATGTCATTATGCTTCGGGAGTGCACAGGCTGGAAGGCGGATGTGTATGCCCAATGTGCCCGGATTGCCCTTACATGCGTAATTCGGCAGTTCGGCTCAGAGTGGCGAAAAACATTGCGCACCCTCGGTGATCGGTTGGGGCGAAATGAATTGGCAGAGCGGTCAATCGAGCAGTATGAACAAAAAGTGCGTGCTGCCAAAAATATAATGGGACGCGGTCTCAAAGGGCAGAAGGTAGCCTTCTTGCGCATATCGGCCGATCAAATCCTCGTGGAGAAAAACTACACATCGCAGGTGTTGTTTCAAGATTTGGAAATGGAGCCGGCCTTGCTGGTAAAAAAACAATTTGCCAAGCAGGTGAGGGAAGGGGTATCGTGGGAAGAGTTGTCTACGCTGGATGCCGATCATATTTTTTTCGCCTTTGACAAATGGCATCAGGGAAAAACAGATGCCGAACAGCTACAGCTCAACCATCCCGTGTGGCAAGAGCTTTCTGCTGTCCAAAGCAAGCGTGCGTACCAGGTGGATTTCATGACCTGGATGAATCACGGTGTGATCGCCAATGGGAAAAAAGTCGATGATGTCCTCAAGGTGTTAGCATAA
- a CDS encoding FecCD family ABC transporter permease, translating into MSQHAHSPIEGNNGKPVAFRSRPWAATLILTGGVFALILGMFLSVSFGAADIHFAVVWEAIFQFNPDSTQHQIIQEIRLPRLLGGAMVGASLAVAGAIMQGMTRNPLADSGLLGLNAGAGFVLALCFAFFPGLPFMYLILYSFLGAGVGAGMVYGIGSLAKGGLTPVRLVLAGAALTALLSALSEGIALYFKIGQDLAFWYAGGVAGTKWFQLEVMFPWIVAALIGAMMLSRSITMLSLGEDVAKGLGQRTALVKLAGMIIVLILAGSAVAVVGAVGFVGLIVPHLTRYLVGVDYRWIIPCSAILGSLLVVFADLAARMVNPPYETPLGALIALIGVPFFLYLARKERREM; encoded by the coding sequence ATGAGTCAACATGCACATTCCCCGATTGAGGGGAATAACGGAAAGCCGGTTGCGTTTCGCTCTCGCCCTTGGGCAGCGACGCTCATTTTGACCGGCGGGGTTTTCGCATTAATACTGGGGATGTTTTTGTCTGTGTCATTTGGAGCAGCCGACATCCACTTTGCTGTTGTATGGGAAGCTATTTTTCAATTTAATCCTGATAGTACGCAACACCAAATTATTCAGGAGATTCGTTTGCCGCGTCTGCTCGGTGGGGCAATGGTCGGGGCCAGCCTTGCTGTTGCAGGTGCTATCATGCAAGGGATGACACGCAACCCGTTGGCAGACTCTGGACTGCTTGGCTTGAACGCAGGTGCCGGGTTTGTTTTGGCATTATGCTTTGCTTTTTTCCCGGGGCTGCCGTTCATGTACCTGATTCTCTACAGCTTTTTGGGTGCTGGTGTAGGGGCAGGTATGGTCTACGGGATTGGTTCCTTGGCAAAAGGTGGCTTGACTCCGGTGCGCCTCGTTTTGGCGGGTGCCGCATTGACCGCGCTGTTGTCCGCGTTAAGCGAAGGGATTGCTCTTTACTTTAAAATTGGACAGGATTTAGCCTTCTGGTATGCAGGTGGTGTGGCGGGAACCAAATGGTTTCAGCTCGAAGTCATGTTTCCGTGGATTGTCGCAGCTCTTATTGGAGCGATGATGTTGTCGCGTTCCATCACGATGCTCAGTCTTGGCGAAGATGTTGCGAAAGGATTGGGTCAGCGCACGGCGTTAGTGAAACTGGCAGGCATGATCATCGTCCTGATTTTGGCTGGATCAGCAGTTGCCGTTGTTGGGGCTGTAGGTTTTGTTGGATTGATCGTTCCGCATTTGACCCGTTATTTGGTTGGAGTCGATTACCGATGGATCATTCCTTGCTCAGCTATTTTGGGCAGCTTGCTCGTCGTTTTCGCCGATTTGGCAGCAAGAATGGTAAATCCTCCGTATGAGACGCCGTTAGGGGCACTTATTGCGCTAATCGGTGTTCCGTTCTTCCTTTACTTGGCGCGTAAAGAAAGAAGGGAGATGTAA
- a CDS encoding FecCD family ABC transporter permease, which produces MQQMVSHYQTRKRNRGFAVMTILAILIFIAFIISMNTGYIRLSPSDLLLTLIGSGTDKQSLILFEFRLPRIVISLLIGAGLAVSGCVIQGISRNALAEPGILGINAGAGLMVMLFISFYPSTSAAPVFLLPVLALLGASVTAALIFALSYKRHKGLSPTRIVLTGIAVAAGMSAAMIVLTLKLSPDKYQFVATWLAGSIWGTNWKFVLSLLPWIAILIPYVFYNARVMNVLNLGEELAKGLGAPVAKEQLKLLAAAVGLAASCVAVSGGIGFVGLIGPHLARRLVGPKHELLLPTSALAGALLVIVADTIGRWIMQPSEIPTGIVVAVIGAPYFLYLLACSKA; this is translated from the coding sequence ATGCAGCAAATGGTTTCCCATTACCAAACCCGCAAAAGAAATAGAGGATTTGCGGTTATGACGATACTCGCTATCCTCATTTTCATCGCGTTTATCATCAGTATGAACACAGGCTACATACGATTGTCACCAAGCGATCTGCTGCTGACGCTAATCGGTTCTGGCACAGACAAACAAAGCTTGATCTTGTTTGAATTCCGCTTGCCGCGGATTGTGATTTCCCTCCTGATTGGGGCAGGACTTGCCGTATCCGGGTGTGTGATTCAAGGGATTTCCCGCAACGCGTTGGCTGAACCTGGTATTTTAGGGATCAACGCTGGTGCTGGCTTGATGGTGATGCTGTTCATTTCGTTTTATCCATCAACGTCTGCGGCACCTGTTTTTTTGTTGCCAGTGTTGGCGTTGCTTGGAGCCAGCGTGACAGCAGCGCTAATCTTCGCCTTGTCTTATAAAAGGCACAAGGGATTGTCTCCGACCCGTATTGTATTGACGGGGATTGCCGTGGCGGCTGGGATGAGTGCCGCGATGATCGTCTTGACGCTGAAGCTGAGCCCGGACAAGTACCAGTTTGTGGCGACTTGGCTCGCAGGAAGTATCTGGGGGACCAACTGGAAGTTCGTTCTTTCATTGCTGCCCTGGATCGCCATTTTAATCCCTTATGTTTTTTACAATGCACGTGTCATGAACGTGCTCAATTTGGGAGAAGAGTTGGCGAAAGGCTTGGGTGCCCCTGTTGCCAAAGAGCAATTGAAGCTGCTGGCTGCCGCTGTCGGGCTTGCCGCTTCCTGCGTGGCAGTGAGTGGGGGCATCGGTTTTGTCGGGTTGATCGGTCCGCATTTGGCCCGCAGACTAGTAGGGCCCAAGCACGAGCTGCTTTTGCCAACATCAGCGCTGGCGGGGGCGCTATTGGTCATCGTGGCTGATACCATCGGACGCTGGATCATGCAACCGTCAGAGATTCCGACTGGTATCGTAGTAGCCGTTATCGGTGCTCCGTATTTCTTGTACTTGCTGGCCTGTTCAAAAGCATAG
- a CDS encoding NUDIX domain-containing protein yields the protein MIDRLDHLVLTVKDIEATCHFYEKVLGMKAVTFGDGRRALHFGQQKINLHQIGQEWEPKAMHPVAGSADLCLITSLPLEQVIQHIHTCGVHLVEGPVQKTGANGPIRSVYFRDLDQNLIEVSQYLPQESVEDSLAPAIKEISKRLLERERGTSGAYSVLLPLVKMADNQLGILFEKRASSMRRQANEVCFPGGRAEKSDESRWATAARETSEELGIPLERIHFVGELDQVIGPGSSIITPFIGYVEGIPDMKPNPDEVGEVFILPLDRLLATEPAKYLSSVLNEPEEDFPFHLIPGGKRYPWRKGTVEHLFYEVDGRVIWGLTARVLAQFLEWTRSDDQSTSNQ from the coding sequence ATGATCGATCGATTAGACCACTTGGTTTTGACGGTAAAAGACATCGAAGCAACCTGTCACTTTTACGAAAAAGTCCTGGGTATGAAGGCAGTTACCTTTGGGGACGGCAGGAGAGCCCTGCACTTCGGCCAGCAAAAAATCAATTTGCATCAAATCGGACAAGAATGGGAACCAAAAGCGATGCATCCAGTCGCAGGCTCCGCCGATCTGTGTCTTATCACATCACTTCCACTGGAGCAAGTCATCCAGCATATTCATACCTGCGGCGTCCATTTGGTGGAAGGCCCTGTTCAAAAAACAGGGGCAAATGGGCCCATTCGCTCGGTGTATTTTCGTGATCTGGATCAAAATTTAATCGAGGTCTCTCAGTACTTGCCACAGGAATCAGTGGAGGATTCCCTTGCTCCTGCCATCAAAGAGATATCCAAGAGATTGCTGGAACGTGAACGGGGGACGAGCGGCGCATACAGTGTCTTGCTTCCGCTCGTCAAAATGGCTGACAACCAGCTCGGCATTTTATTTGAAAAAAGAGCCAGCAGCATGCGGCGACAGGCAAACGAGGTTTGTTTTCCAGGAGGGCGAGCTGAGAAGAGTGACGAATCTCGTTGGGCGACGGCTGCTCGGGAAACAAGCGAGGAGCTGGGGATTCCATTGGAGCGGATTCATTTTGTAGGCGAGCTCGATCAGGTGATTGGGCCAGGCTCCTCTATTATTACGCCCTTTATCGGATACGTGGAAGGAATTCCAGATATGAAGCCGAATCCAGACGAGGTCGGAGAGGTCTTTATCCTTCCACTCGATCGTCTGTTGGCAACAGAGCCAGCGAAGTATCTTTCCTCTGTCTTGAACGAGCCCGAAGAGGATTTTCCGTTTCATCTGATCCCAGGTGGCAAGCGATATCCGTGGCGAAAAGGGACAGTGGAGCATTTGTTTTACGAAGTGGACGGGCGTGTCATCTGGGGGTTAACTGCTAGGGTGTTGGCTCAATTTCTTGAATGGACTCGCAGCGACGACCAATCAACTAGTAATCAATAA
- a CDS encoding NAD(P)H-dependent flavin oxidoreductase yields the protein MWTNNPITSRFHLKWPIIQAPMAGGATTPALVAAVSEAGGLGTLGAAYMSPEQIREAIKSIRALTDKPFGVNLFIPEDFYADQPIAEGVAQAMNDARDRLGIPHNPQVTQFTESFAEQMAVVLEEVPAVFSFTFGILDHRLMAELKQRGITVIGTATTVREAIALEASGVDMISAQGSEAGGHRGSFLPDSPSNMIGTMALVPQIVDRVKIPVIAAGGIMDGRGIAAALALGAQAAQLGTAFLTCKESGAHALHKKAILETREESIVMTRAFSGKWARGIQNEFMTTLAPLDHELPTYPVQNALTKDIRAAAGKQQQRAYMSMWAGQAAPLSQEISASELIEKLAAETTRICSNLGQ from the coding sequence ATGTGGACTAACAATCCGATCACTTCGCGTTTCCATTTGAAATGGCCGATTATTCAGGCGCCAATGGCAGGGGGAGCGACAACACCCGCCTTGGTAGCCGCTGTCTCAGAAGCAGGGGGGCTCGGAACGCTCGGTGCCGCCTATATGTCTCCTGAGCAGATTCGTGAAGCGATCAAGTCTATTCGCGCGTTAACGGACAAACCGTTTGGGGTAAATCTGTTTATTCCCGAAGATTTCTATGCCGACCAGCCGATCGCAGAAGGTGTTGCCCAGGCAATGAATGATGCGCGAGATCGATTGGGCATTCCGCACAATCCACAGGTAACGCAATTTACAGAGTCTTTTGCTGAGCAGATGGCTGTTGTCCTAGAGGAGGTGCCCGCCGTTTTCAGCTTTACCTTTGGTATTCTGGATCATCGCTTGATGGCAGAGCTGAAGCAGCGGGGAATCACTGTTATCGGAACAGCGACGACCGTTCGTGAGGCGATTGCATTGGAAGCAAGCGGAGTCGATATGATTTCTGCCCAAGGCAGCGAAGCAGGCGGGCACCGTGGTTCCTTTTTACCGGATTCACCAAGCAATATGATTGGAACCATGGCGCTCGTCCCGCAAATCGTGGACCGTGTCAAGATTCCCGTAATCGCGGCTGGAGGAATCATGGATGGGCGAGGGATCGCAGCAGCACTCGCGCTCGGGGCACAGGCGGCACAGCTCGGAACGGCCTTTCTGACGTGCAAGGAGAGCGGAGCACATGCCCTGCACAAGAAAGCCATTCTGGAGACGAGGGAAGAGTCCATCGTGATGACACGTGCTTTTTCTGGAAAATGGGCAAGGGGCATTCAAAATGAGTTTATGACAACGCTCGCCCCACTTGATCACGAGCTCCCGACCTATCCGGTTCAAAATGCCCTGACGAAAGACATTCGAGCCGCTGCGGGCAAGCAGCAGCAACGTGCGTACATGTCGATGTGGGCGGGGCAGGCAGCTCCACTCAGCCAGGAAATCAGCGCGAGTGAGCTCATTGAAAAGCTGGCAGCGGAGACGACGAGAATTTGCAGCAATCTGGGGCAATGA